In a single window of the Natronosalvus caseinilyticus genome:
- a CDS encoding ABC transporter ATP-binding protein has protein sequence MANLTLDTVTKRFDDGDDVIVAVDDVSIDIDDGEFLVLVGPSGCGKSTTLRMIAGLETVSDGTISIDGERINHVPAQQRDIAMVFQSYALYPHMTVRENMRFGLEESTDLDKDTMNAAVEETAELLEIADLLDRKPGELSGGQQQRVALGRAIVRDPAVFLMDEPLSNLDAKLRSGMRMELQRLQNDLDVTTVYVTHDQTEAMTMGDRIAILDDGKLQQVATPLECYHRPKNRFVAGFIGEPAMNFFDATLEGDRLLLEGTSLEYPLSSSVREDLGDATDLVLGIRPEDVELLESGGSVHDFPVEVDVVEPMGNENNLLATFAGTDLSINAITEGMRLVRDGEQYAARLPESAIHLFDRSSGQALHNRQIEDEDELLEPRV, from the coding sequence ATGGCCAACCTCACACTCGACACCGTAACGAAACGCTTCGACGACGGCGACGACGTGATCGTCGCGGTCGACGACGTCTCGATCGACATCGACGACGGCGAGTTCCTCGTCCTCGTCGGCCCATCCGGCTGCGGGAAATCCACCACGCTCCGGATGATCGCCGGCCTCGAGACCGTCTCCGACGGCACGATTTCGATCGACGGCGAACGCATCAACCACGTTCCAGCCCAGCAGCGGGACATCGCGATGGTGTTCCAGAGCTACGCGCTGTACCCGCACATGACGGTCCGGGAGAACATGCGCTTCGGCCTCGAGGAGTCCACCGACCTCGACAAGGATACGATGAACGCCGCCGTCGAGGAGACCGCGGAACTGCTCGAGATTGCCGACCTGCTCGATCGCAAACCAGGTGAACTCTCCGGCGGGCAGCAACAGCGCGTCGCCCTGGGCCGAGCCATCGTCCGGGATCCCGCCGTCTTCCTGATGGACGAACCGCTGTCGAATCTCGACGCCAAACTTCGGTCGGGGATGCGCATGGAACTTCAGCGCCTGCAAAACGATCTGGACGTGACGACCGTCTACGTCACCCACGACCAGACCGAGGCGATGACGATGGGCGATCGGATCGCCATCCTGGATGACGGAAAGCTCCAGCAGGTCGCGACGCCCCTCGAGTGCTACCATCGCCCGAAGAACCGCTTCGTCGCGGGCTTCATTGGGGAGCCGGCGATGAACTTCTTCGACGCGACGCTCGAGGGCGATCGACTCCTGCTGGAGGGGACCTCTCTCGAGTACCCGCTCTCCTCGTCGGTCCGCGAGGACCTCGGCGATGCGACCGACCTCGTTCTCGGGATCCGTCCGGAGGACGTCGAATTGCTCGAGTCGGGCGGCAGTGTTCACGACTTCCCGGTCGAGGTCGACGTCGTCGAGCCGATGGGCAACGAGAACAACCTGCTGGCGACGTTCGCGGGGACCGACCTGTCGATCAACGCGATCACCGAGGGGATGCGCCTCGTGCGCGATGGCGAGCAGTACGCGGCGCGGCTCCCGGAGTCGGCGATCCACCTGTTCGATCGCTCGAGCGGGCAGGCGCTGCACAACCGTCAGATCGAGGACGAAGACGAGTTGCTCGAGCCACGGGTTTGA
- a CDS encoding flippase, producing MSSRTLNHIVRGFKAMLVARAIYMASSAVLMVVLARFLLDPDGYGTLFWAIGVLSVVQLIAGGGLGKSAARYLAEYREKAPDQIPRVLELTVAVQVLCIAAVSVILLVGHDRIAAMLGDGAVAPFLAAGAVYVLAMSFHGLAIITFQGFNMLGYSAAVQAIGGVSRLLFAVAFVVAGFGALGAFFGYVVGYAIAAVFGITVLYLQCYRTFERASSFEPGLPRRVLEYSVPLTATRGANVIDKQIDIVLVGFFLNPVAVAFYTLAKQVVDFVLAPADSLGFTISPNFGEQKAAGDIEYARTLYETALTNTLLLYVPAAVGLAIVADPFVILVFGGDYAGAVPVLQVLCAFVVLQAITNLTSDSLDYLGRARARAMAKGGTALANFGLNVVLIPTIGVVGAAIATVATHSIYVGVNLYVVHAELSLRLEELAATVGKIVAITGVMGLLVVVLAPFISSLGMLFASIAVGVVVWAGLAFASGLIDPQDVRMVLGSGSDV from the coding sequence ATGAGTTCACGCACGCTGAATCACATCGTCCGCGGCTTCAAGGCGATGCTCGTCGCTCGAGCGATCTACATGGCCTCGAGCGCGGTATTGATGGTCGTTCTGGCGCGATTCCTCCTCGACCCCGACGGCTACGGCACGCTGTTCTGGGCGATCGGCGTGCTGAGCGTCGTCCAGTTGATCGCCGGCGGCGGGCTCGGGAAGTCCGCCGCGCGCTACCTCGCCGAGTATCGAGAGAAAGCACCCGACCAGATCCCTCGCGTCCTCGAGTTGACCGTCGCCGTGCAGGTGCTCTGTATCGCAGCCGTCTCGGTCATCCTGCTCGTTGGCCACGATCGGATCGCCGCGATGCTCGGCGACGGGGCCGTCGCACCGTTTCTCGCCGCCGGCGCCGTCTACGTCCTGGCCATGTCGTTTCACGGCCTCGCCATCATCACCTTCCAGGGGTTCAACATGCTCGGGTACAGCGCCGCCGTCCAGGCGATCGGCGGCGTCTCGCGGCTCCTGTTCGCCGTCGCGTTCGTCGTCGCCGGCTTCGGCGCGCTCGGGGCCTTCTTCGGCTACGTCGTCGGCTACGCCATCGCCGCCGTCTTCGGGATCACCGTCCTCTACCTCCAGTGTTATCGCACCTTCGAGCGTGCGTCGTCGTTCGAACCGGGGCTCCCCCGTCGGGTGCTCGAGTACAGCGTCCCCCTCACCGCGACGCGGGGCGCGAACGTCATCGACAAACAGATCGACATCGTCCTCGTTGGCTTCTTCCTCAACCCGGTAGCTGTCGCCTTCTACACCCTCGCGAAGCAGGTCGTCGACTTCGTCCTCGCGCCCGCGGATTCCCTCGGGTTCACCATCTCGCCCAACTTCGGCGAACAGAAGGCCGCTGGCGACATCGAGTACGCTCGAACGCTCTACGAGACGGCGCTGACGAACACGCTGTTGCTCTACGTGCCCGCGGCCGTCGGCCTGGCCATCGTCGCCGACCCGTTCGTGATCCTCGTCTTCGGCGGCGACTACGCCGGCGCCGTCCCCGTGTTGCAGGTGCTCTGTGCCTTCGTCGTCCTGCAGGCGATCACGAACCTCACGAGCGATAGCCTCGATTACCTCGGACGCGCCCGCGCTCGAGCGATGGCCAAAGGCGGAACCGCCCTCGCCAACTTCGGGCTCAACGTCGTCCTGATCCCGACCATCGGCGTCGTCGGCGCGGCCATCGCGACGGTCGCCACCCACTCCATCTACGTCGGCGTGAACCTCTACGTCGTCCACGCCGAACTCTCCCTGCGACTCGAGGAACTCGCGGCGACGGTCGGGAAAATCGTCGCTATCACCGGCGTCATGGGGCTACTGGTCGTCGTCCTCGCGCCCTTCATCTCAAGTCTGGGCATGCTGTTCGCGAGCATCGCCGTCGGCGTGGTCGTCTGGGCCGGGCTCGCCTTCGCCAGCGGGTTGATCGATCCGCAGGACGTGCGGATGGTTCTCGGATCGGGAAGCGACGTCTAA